A portion of the Enterobacteriaceae endosymbiont of Donacia vulgaris genome contains these proteins:
- the lepA gene encoding translation elongation factor 4 produces the protein MKNIRNFSIIAHIDHGKSTFADRLIEICGGLSKREMTAQVLDSMSLEKERGITIKAQSVSLNYKAKNNNFYKLNFIDTPGHVDFSYEVSRSLAACEGALLLIDASQGIEAQTLSNYNIAIKMGLTVLPVINKIDLLTINITKIKKDISNIIGIKSKKILKCSAKTGLGIKEIIEDLIKNVPPPKGNIQTSLQALIIDSWFDKYLGVIVLICIKNGKISKGMKIIILNTKKKYFVEKIGIFTPKKIYLNKLKCGDVGWIVLGIKNINEVPVGATITSYIEPSSILMPSFKKSIPKVFAGLFPIMSDEYKIFSNALKKLSLNDSSLFFEPENSDILGHGYRCGFLGLLHMEIIQQRLLKEYNINIITTMPSVKYEIETINKDILYVDNLSKFPSSHVIKEIREPILKCKILSPIKYIGKIIQLCITKNGIQKNIMYHGDQVILIFEIPMIQVIIDFFDKLKSITKGYGSLDYSFLKFKKSNLTCIHILINKKRVDALTTMTYKNNIYSYSKILVEKIQKLIPRQQFNIIIQATIGKKIISSANIKQLRKNVIAKCYGGDISRKKKLIQKQKEGKKRMKNIGNVKLPPSVFLSILKNTK, from the coding sequence ATGAAAAATATAAGAAACTTTTCAATTATTGCTCATATTGATCATGGTAAATCAACATTCGCAGATAGATTAATTGAAATTTGTGGTGGTTTATCTAAAAGAGAAATGACAGCACAAGTATTAGACAGTATGTCATTAGAAAAAGAGAGAGGTATAACAATAAAAGCACAAAGTGTCTCTTTAAATTATAAAGCAAAAAATAATAATTTTTATAAATTAAATTTTATTGATACTCCTGGACATGTAGATTTTTCTTATGAAGTTTCTAGATCTTTAGCTGCATGTGAAGGAGCTTTATTATTAATAGATGCTTCACAAGGGATAGAAGCACAAACTTTATCTAATTATAATATTGCTATTAAAATGGGTCTGACAGTATTACCCGTTATAAATAAAATTGATTTGTTAACTATAAATATTACAAAAATAAAAAAAGATATATCTAATATTATAGGTATTAAATCTAAAAAAATTCTTAAATGTTCTGCTAAAACTGGATTAGGAATAAAAGAAATAATAGAAGATTTAATTAAAAATGTTCCCCCTCCTAAAGGAAATATACAAACTTCTTTACAAGCTCTTATTATAGATTCATGGTTTGATAAATATTTAGGAGTTATAGTTTTAATTTGTATTAAAAATGGTAAAATTTCTAAAGGAATGAAAATTATTATTTTAAATACTAAAAAAAAATATTTTGTTGAAAAAATAGGTATTTTTACACCAAAAAAAATATATTTAAATAAATTAAAATGTGGTGATGTTGGTTGGATAGTTTTAGGAATAAAAAATATAAATGAAGTACCAGTAGGAGCTACTATCACATCATATATAGAACCATCTAGTATATTAATGCCAAGCTTTAAAAAAAGTATTCCTAAAGTTTTTGCTGGGTTATTTCCTATAATGTCAGATGAATATAAAATTTTTAGTAATGCATTAAAAAAATTAAGTTTAAATGATTCTTCTTTATTTTTTGAACCAGAAAACTCAGATATACTAGGACATGGATATAGATGTGGTTTTTTAGGTTTATTACATATGGAAATTATACAACAACGTTTACTAAAAGAATATAATATAAATATAATTACAACTATGCCTTCTGTAAAATATGAAATAGAAACAATTAATAAAGATATTTTATATGTAGATAATTTATCTAAATTTCCTTCATCTCATGTTATAAAAGAAATTAGAGAGCCAATTTTAAAATGTAAGATACTTTCTCCAATTAAATATATTGGAAAAATTATTCAATTATGTATTACTAAAAATGGTATACAAAAAAATATAATGTATCATGGGGATCAAGTTATATTAATTTTCGAAATACCTATGATTCAAGTAATTATAGATTTTTTTGATAAATTAAAATCTATTACGAAAGGTTATGGATCATTAGATTATAGTTTTTTAAAATTTAAAAAATCTAATTTAACTTGTATTCATATTTTAATTAATAAAAAACGTGTTGATGCTTTAACAACAATGACTTATAAAAATAATATTTATTCTTATAGTAAAATATTAGTAGAAAAAATTCAAAAATTAATTCCCAGGCAACAATTCAATATTATAATCCAAGCTACAATTGGAAAAAAAATTATTTCTAGTGCAAATATAAAACAATTACGTAAAAATGTAATTGCTAAATGTTATGGAGGAGATATTAGTAGAAAAAAAAAATTAATTCAGAAACAAAAAGAAGGAAAAAAAAGAATGAAAAATATTGGTAATGTAAAATTACCACCTTCAGTTTTTCTTTCTATATTAAAAAATACTAAATAA
- a CDS encoding redoxin domain-containing protein, whose translation MILVTKKAPDFNASAVLSNGSIIDNFNLYKYLENKITVLFFWPLDFTFVCPTEIISLNQHFNSFQKRNVNLLGISCDSQFVHQAWRNTPINKGGIGHIKFMMISDITKNIQKSYGIEHPDLGIALRALFIIDKEKIIRHQLVNDLQFGRNINEIIRIIDALKHNEKYGDVCPAQWEKGKKSITPNSKGIINYLSNDINELY comes from the coding sequence ATGATTTTAGTAACTAAAAAAGCTCCTGATTTTAATGCTTCTGCTGTTTTATCAAATGGATCAATTATTGATAATTTTAATTTATATAAATATTTAGAAAATAAGATAACTGTATTATTTTTTTGGCCTTTAGATTTTACATTCGTTTGTCCAACAGAGATTATTTCTTTAAATCAACATTTTAATAGTTTTCAAAAAAGAAATGTTAATTTATTAGGTATATCATGTGATTCACAATTTGTTCATCAAGCATGGAGAAATACTCCTATAAATAAAGGGGGGATAGGTCATATAAAATTTATGATGATATCCGATATTACAAAAAATATACAAAAATCTTATGGTATTGAACATCCTGATTTAGGTATAGCTTTAAGAGCGTTATTTATAATAGATAAAGAAAAAATCATAAGACATCAGTTAGTAAATGATCTCCAATTTGGAAGAAATATAAATGAAATCATTCGTATAATTGATGCTTTAAAACATAATGAAAAATATGGAGATGTATGTCCTGCACAATGGGAAAAAGGTAAAAAAAGTATAACACCTAATTCTAAAGGAATTATTAATTATTTATCTAATGATATAAATGAATTATATTAA
- a CDS encoding symmetrical bis(5'-nucleosyl)-tetraphosphatase: MTTYFIGDIHGYYNELISLLKKINFDYKNDQLWITGDLIARGPDSIKVLYFLYSIKKSIKLVLGNHDLYLIFLILSSNTYNVNDSKILSLLKDKKIIFIVNNWLKYQPLVQYDKNKKILMSHAGIPPQWNNINIILSASNEAQKIISREKNDFFLNYIDNGKYQVNDWKDNTLIGFPRFNYTINALTKMRYCYLDGTLEMFTKKAPNDINTKILKPWFWISNILYNKYTIFFGHWSDLQGGEYTPKNIIGLDTGCCWGKKLTVYSWEKKQFYSITCKI, from the coding sequence ATGACTACTTACTTTATTGGAGATATTCATGGGTATTATAATGAACTTATTTCCTTATTAAAAAAAATTAATTTTGATTATAAAAATGATCAGTTATGGATTACAGGAGATCTTATAGCAAGAGGACCAGATTCTATCAAAGTTTTATATTTTTTATATTCTATTAAAAAATCTATCAAATTAGTTTTGGGAAATCATGATTTATATTTAATATTTTTAATATTAAGTTCTAATACTTATAATGTAAATGATTCAAAAATTTTAAGTTTATTAAAAGATAAAAAAATAATATTTATTGTAAATAATTGGTTAAAATATCAACCTTTAGTCCAATACGATAAAAATAAAAAAATTTTAATGTCACATGCAGGTATTCCTCCTCAATGGAATAATATTAATATTATTTTATCTGCTTCTAATGAAGCACAAAAAATTATCTCGAGGGAAAAAAATGATTTTTTTTTAAATTATATAGATAATGGAAAATACCAAGTAAATGATTGGAAGGATAATACGTTAATAGGTTTTCCACGTTTTAATTATACTATTAATGCATTAACTAAAATGAGATATTGTTATCTAGATGGTACATTAGAAATGTTTACTAAAAAAGCTCCAAATGATATAAATACTAAGATATTAAAACCATGGTTTTGGATATCAAATATTTTATATAATAAATATACAATATTTTTTGGCCATTGGTCTGATTTACAGGGAGGAGAATATACCCCAAAAAATATAATAGGTTTAGATACTGGATGTTGTTGGGGAAAAAAATTAACAGTTTATTCATGGGAAAAAAAACAATTTTATAGTATAACATGTAAAATTTAA
- the rnc gene encoding ribonuclease III, producing MNFIMINQLQKRLGYMFNHQDLLYQALTHRSASSKHNERLEFLGDSILSYIIAKALYNKFPDVNEGNMSRMRATLVRGNTLASIAREFKLGEYLFLGPGEFKNGGYNRESILADTMEALIGSICLDSNIKIVEKIILLWYHFRLKKILPGNNQKDPKTRLQEYLQRSHLPLPYYFITKINGEVHNQKFTIQCKISGISAIIIGIGSSRRKAEQSAAEQALKKIGLE from the coding sequence GTGAATTTTATTATGATTAATCAATTACAAAAAAGATTAGGGTATATGTTTAATCATCAAGATTTATTATATCAAGCTTTAACACATAGAAGTGCAAGTAGTAAACATAATGAAAGATTAGAATTTTTAGGAGATTCTATATTAAGTTATATTATAGCTAAAGCATTATATAATAAATTTCCTGATGTAAATGAAGGAAATATGAGTCGTATGAGAGCTACCTTAGTTAGAGGTAATACATTAGCAAGTATTGCAAGAGAATTTAAATTAGGAGAATATTTATTTTTAGGTCCTGGTGAATTTAAAAATGGAGGTTATAATAGAGAATCTATACTTGCTGATACTATGGAAGCTTTAATTGGTAGTATTTGTCTTGATAGTAATATAAAAATTGTAGAAAAAATTATTTTATTATGGTACCATTTTAGGTTAAAAAAAATATTACCAGGTAATAATCAAAAAGATCCTAAAACAAGATTACAAGAATATTTACAAAGATCACATCTTCCTTTACCTTATTATTTTATAACAAAAATAAATGGTGAAGTACATAACCAAAAATTTACTATACAATGTAAAATTAGTGGTATATCAGCTATAATTATAGGAATAGGTTCTAGTCGTAGAAAAGCTGAACAATCAGCAGCGGAACAAGCGTTAAAAAAAATTGGTTTAGAATAA
- the acpS gene encoding holo-ACP synthase: MKIIGIGIDIIEIKRIEKVFIRFGDLFAYKILTKYELSIYKKNNNKIKNLAKYFTVKEAAIKALSTNDISNNIFFKQIELSNHITGKPKLKFLENTIYEYNIHISFSDEIKYACAIVILEKK; the protein is encoded by the coding sequence ATGAAAATTATTGGCATTGGTATTGATATTATAGAAATAAAAAGAATTGAAAAAGTTTTTATACGTTTTGGAGATCTCTTTGCATATAAAATACTTACTAAATATGAATTATCTATATATAAAAAAAATAATAATAAAATAAAAAATTTAGCAAAATATTTTACAGTAAAAGAAGCTGCAATAAAAGCTTTAAGTACTAATGATATTAGTAATAATATCTTTTTTAAGCAAATAGAATTATCTAATCATATTACAGGTAAACCAAAATTAAAATTTTTAGAAAATACAATTTATGAATATAATATTCATATTTCATTTTCAGATGAAATAAAATATGCTTGTGCAATAGTTATACTTGAAAAAAAATAA
- the era gene encoding GTPase Era encodes MKKISSYYGSILIIGRSNVGKSTLLNTLIGKKVSIISHKINTTNYNIIGVYNKNSYQIEYIDTPGNIFYNNKSLDLFKKNKYNYIFFILDQNKWNYIEEKFVKILNKINIPIILIINKVDKINKKDILLPYISFLKQKIKFVYLFIISAKYKLYTDNINNIICKKLPKKKHYYPSNYITNQSKKFILKEIIRESIIKYVHQELPYSIKIQINYQKKLIKLPDTISIFLFIKNIRQKKIIIGKNAVIIKLIKYRSEKKIKFFFKKKININLWIKVK; translated from the coding sequence GTGAAAAAAATATCTTCATATTATGGGAGTATCCTAATTATAGGCCGGTCTAACGTCGGGAAATCTACTTTGTTAAATACTTTAATTGGGAAAAAAGTATCTATAATTTCCCATAAAATAAATACTACTAATTATAATATTATAGGGGTATATAATAAAAATTCTTACCAAATAGAATATATTGATACTCCAGGAAATATATTTTATAATAATAAAAGTTTAGATTTATTTAAAAAAAATAAATATAACTATATTTTTTTTATTTTAGATCAAAATAAATGGAATTATATAGAAGAAAAATTTGTAAAAATTTTAAACAAAATTAATATACCAATAATTTTAATTATTAATAAAGTTGATAAAATAAATAAGAAAGATATTTTATTACCTTATATTAGTTTTCTTAAACAAAAAATTAAATTTGTTTATTTATTTATTATTTCTGCTAAATATAAATTATATACTGATAATATTAATAATATAATTTGTAAAAAATTACCGAAAAAAAAACATTACTATCCTAGTAATTATATTACTAATCAATCAAAAAAATTTATTTTAAAGGAAATTATAAGAGAAAGTATTATTAAATATGTTCATCAAGAACTACCTTATTCTATAAAAATTCAAATAAATTATCAAAAAAAATTAATAAAATTACCAGATACAATAAGTATTTTTTTGTTCATAAAAAATATAAGACAAAAAAAAATAATAATAGGTAAAAATGCTGTAATAATAAAATTAATTAAGTATCGATCTGAAAAAAAAATAAAATTTTTTTTTAAAAAAAAAATAAATATAAATTTATGGATAAAAGTAAAATAA
- the rsmA gene encoding 16S rRNA (adenine(1518)-N(6)/adenine(1519)-N(6))-dimethyltransferase RsmA, with translation MKIILKKKYGQHILTNEKIIKKIISFINPKYYQIMFEIGPGLGALTIPIIKYNKNLSIIEIDKNFVNILKKNKILINAKTNIILNNILNFNFLVLAKKYKKRIRIFGSLPYNISVEIIFYLFRYLKNIQDMHFIMQKEVVNRLTANPGRKNYGCLSIITQLFCKIRSLIEIKASNFFPQPKIISNMVYIRPYINNPYNLNNIFFLKKIVKQAFSMRRKILRNSLINLFSEEELNYLGIDYKIRAEDVSISEYCQLANWLELNNKRL, from the coding sequence ATGAAAATTATTTTAAAAAAAAAGTATGGACAGCATATATTGACTAATGAAAAAATTATTAAAAAAATTATTTCTTTTATAAATCCAAAATATTATCAAATTATGTTTGAAATAGGTCCTGGATTAGGAGCATTAACTATTCCAATAATAAAGTATAATAAAAATCTTTCTATTATTGAAATAGATAAAAATTTTGTCAATATTTTAAAAAAAAATAAAATTTTAATAAATGCAAAAACTAATATTATTTTAAATAATATATTAAATTTTAATTTTTTAGTTTTAGCAAAAAAATATAAAAAAAGAATACGTATATTTGGTAGTTTACCGTATAATATTTCTGTTGAAATAATTTTTTATTTATTTAGATATTTAAAAAATATTCAAGATATGCATTTTATTATGCAAAAAGAAGTAGTAAATCGATTAACTGCTAATCCAGGGAGAAAAAATTATGGTTGTTTAAGTATCATAACACAATTATTTTGTAAAATAAGATCTTTAATAGAAATTAAAGCGAGTAATTTTTTTCCTCAACCTAAAATTATTTCTAATATGGTTTATATTAGACCTTATATTAATAATCCTTATAATTTAAATAATATTTTTTTTTTAAAAAAAATTGTAAAACAAGCTTTTAGTATGAGAAGAAAAATTTTACGAAATAGTTTAATAAATTTATTTTCTGAAGAAGAATTAAATTATTTAGGTATTGATTATAAAATTCGTGCTGAAGATGTTTCAATATCAGAATATTGTCAATTAGCTAATTGGTTAGAGTTAAATAACAAAAGGTTATAA
- the apaG gene encoding Co2+/Mg2+ efflux protein ApaG, translating into MKSLLSQVYIKGSSIYIKSQSIPTTNHYVFTYTITIHNLGKKILQLISRYWSITNGNGKKIQIYDGGIIEEKPYVRPGNNFNHTNIIILETPIGIIEGHYIITDENNNVYHVEIPIFRLAIKTYIH; encoded by the coding sequence ATGAAATCATTGTTATCTCAAGTTTATATAAAAGGTAGTAGTATTTATATAAAATCCCAATCAATACCTACAACTAATCATTATGTATTTACATATACAATTACTATTCATAATTTAGGAAAAAAAATTTTACAATTAATTAGTCGTTATTGGAGTATAACTAATGGTAATGGTAAAAAAATTCAAATATATGATGGAGGAATAATAGAAGAAAAACCTTATGTGAGACCAGGAAATAATTTTAATCATACTAATATAATTATTTTAGAAACTCCAATTGGAATTATAGAAGGACATTATATTATAACAGATGAAAATAATAACGTTTATCATGTAGAAATTCCTATTTTTCGTTTAGCAATTAAAACATATATTCATTAA
- a CDS encoding peptidylprolyl isomerase — protein MITRKIIYILIFFFYLCNISNCMSMQNTNNIKIIINNDIILQKNINEILSITRKIYNNKYLQLYYFLNIKNMKDIIKYFVFLQIIKENGFSIPEEDLNDLILNIYSSNNTSEDIIKTQFLDHNINYTKFYKIFQNIIFINILKNKFLSKNIDIYDEEVESLSNQLYLKSKTHKIYDITIFYFIIKKNPLKDKFNHKIFLLNQLISILQKKKLKNNFKKYNEKTFISHFNIKRKFLKNKQKNQLSLDIINYLDNSKKKDIIGPIYLNSQLFLIKINNIFTEDNIDNEKVLLQFIYIKKKNLSKENFNNKIKNIYFNLLQKKITFKKAIQLFSDDVLTNKFGNNKNWMLLKNFSPKFRQIIRKLKINEFSLPIQESDSCFIIQLLDKNNTQNNKFFFKQRAYKIILRENIERESELFIYEYSKNIYIKNINS, from the coding sequence ATGATAACTAGAAAAATAATTTATATTTTAATATTTTTTTTTTATTTATGTAATATATCTAACTGTATGTCTATGCAAAACACTAATAATATCAAGATAATTATAAATAATGATATAATTTTACAAAAAAATATAAATGAAATTTTATCTATTACACGAAAAATTTACAATAATAAATATTTACAGTTATATTATTTTTTAAATATTAAAAATATGAAAGATATAATAAAATATTTTGTATTTTTACAAATAATAAAAGAAAATGGTTTTTCTATACCAGAAGAAGATTTAAATGATCTTATTTTAAATATATATAGTTCTAATAATACTTCAGAGGATATAATAAAAACACAGTTTCTAGACCATAATATTAATTATACAAAATTTTATAAAATTTTTCAAAATATTATATTTATTAATATATTAAAAAATAAATTTTTATCAAAAAATATTGATATTTATGATGAAGAAGTTGAATCATTATCTAATCAATTATACTTAAAATCTAAAACACATAAAATTTATGATATTACTATATTTTATTTTATAATAAAGAAAAATCCTTTAAAAGATAAATTTAATCATAAAATTTTTTTATTAAATCAATTAATATCTATTTTACAAAAAAAAAAATTAAAAAATAATTTTAAAAAATATAATGAAAAAACATTTATTTCTCATTTTAATATAAAAAGAAAATTTTTAAAAAATAAACAAAAAAATCAATTATCACTAGATATTATTAATTATTTAGATAATTCTAAAAAAAAAGATATAATAGGACCAATATATTTAAATTCACAATTATTTCTTATAAAAATAAATAATATTTTTACAGAAGATAATATAGATAATGAAAAAGTTTTATTACAATTTATTTATATAAAAAAAAAAAACCTAAGTAAAGAAAATTTTAATAATAAAATTAAAAATATATATTTTAATCTTTTACAAAAAAAGATTACTTTTAAAAAAGCTATTCAATTATTTTCTGATGATGTATTAACAAATAAATTTGGAAATAATAAAAATTGGATGTTATTAAAGAATTTTTCTCCTAAATTTCGTCAAATTATAAGAAAATTAAAAATAAATGAGTTTAGCTTACCAATTCAAGAATCTGATAGTTGTTTTATAATACAATTATTAGATAAAAATAATACTCAGAATAATAAATTTTTCTTTAAACAAAGAGCATATAAAATTATTTTACGAGAAAATATAGAAAGAGAATCTGAACTTTTTATTTATGAATATTCTAAAAATATATATATAAAAAATATCAATTCATAA
- a CDS encoding methyltransferase yields MYTLLPINKYFLRLFKNKFLNKKVIFAGDVKDKIPIYLNTLFSFVNTHNYNYYIWLKKQINDNIYYGIMSKKYKKYNFNILIFFWLKNKKESLFILNNILSLLSLKVEIFVIGSNNSGIKTINNIKELEIINLKKILNARKYVIFHGILTKNISFNINNYWNYYYYNNYKIYNLPGVFSNTKIDNGSKLLISTIINNSKILIKGKILDLGCGSGIISTIISNNLKKYKRKYSIYAIDIDAKAIYSTRKTLNINLIKNVKVFPNNIFSNIKEKFHFIISNPPIHENLNFSLKFIYHLINKFRNNVYYKGELLFVVNNFISYKKIFNNFPLKISILSKNKKFSVYRIKNI; encoded by the coding sequence ATGTATACATTATTACCAATAAACAAATATTTTTTACGTTTATTTAAAAATAAATTTTTAAATAAAAAAGTTATTTTTGCTGGGGATGTTAAAGATAAAATACCTATTTATTTAAATACTTTATTTAGTTTTGTAAATACTCATAATTATAATTATTATATATGGTTAAAAAAACAGATAAATGATAATATTTATTATGGAATAATGAGTAAAAAATATAAAAAATATAATTTTAATATTCTCATATTTTTTTGGTTAAAAAATAAAAAAGAATCTTTATTTATATTAAATAATATTTTATCTTTGTTATCTTTAAAGGTTGAGATATTTGTTATTGGTTCAAATAATAGTGGTATAAAAACAATTAATAATATAAAAGAATTAGAAATAATAAATTTGAAAAAAATTCTTAATGCAAGAAAATATGTTATTTTTCACGGAATTTTAACAAAAAATATTTCTTTTAATATAAATAATTATTGGAATTATTATTATTATAACAATTATAAAATATACAATTTACCGGGAGTATTTAGTAATACTAAAATTGATAATGGTAGTAAATTATTAATTTCTACTATTATAAATAATAGTAAGATTTTAATAAAAGGGAAAATATTAGATTTAGGCTGTGGTTCTGGAATTATCTCTACAATAATAAGTAATAATTTAAAAAAATATAAAAGAAAATATTCAATATATGCTATTGATATTGATGCAAAAGCAATTTATTCAACTAGAAAAACATTAAATATAAATTTAATAAAAAATGTAAAAGTTTTTCCTAATAATATTTTTTCTAATATTAAGGAAAAATTTCATTTTATTATATCTAATCCTCCTATTCATGAAAACTTAAATTTTTCTTTAAAATTTATTTATCATCTAATAAATAAATTTAGAAATAATGTATATTATAAAGGAGAATTACTTTTTGTCGTTAATAATTTTATATCATATAAAAAAATTTTTAATAATTTTCCATTAAAAATTTCTATTTTATCTAAAAATAAAAAATTTTCTGTATATAGAATAAAAAATATATAA
- the aroC gene encoding chorismate synthase: MSGNSIGKLFKVTTFGESHGKSLGCIIDGVPPKIPLKIKDIQKDLNRRKPGLSKYTSPRKELDQIQILSGVFNNLTTGTSIGLLINNIDIRSQDYNNIKNIFRPGHADYTYEKKYGIRDYRGGGRSSARETTMRVAAGAIAKKYLSIKYNLKIKGYLSQIGDIICDFDNWEEVNKNPFFCPNTHQIKYLQNMINNLKKTGNSIGAKITIIVENVPVGLGEPVFDKLDAELAHAIMSINAVKGIEIGDGFNSVNKLGSNYRDEIRKDGFQSNNSGGILGGISTGQNIIINFVVKPTSSISIPGKTINILGKETYCITQGRHDPCVGIRAVPIGEAMVAIILMDHLLRYRAQCIDIINLSN, translated from the coding sequence ATGTCAGGTAATAGTATTGGAAAATTATTTAAAGTTACAACTTTTGGAGAATCACATGGAAAATCTTTAGGATGTATAATAGATGGAGTTCCTCCGAAAATTCCTTTAAAAATAAAGGATATACAAAAAGATTTAAATAGACGTAAACCAGGATTATCGAAATATACTTCTCCTCGTAAAGAATTAGATCAAATACAAATTTTATCAGGTGTATTTAATAATTTAACAACGGGAACAAGTATTGGTTTATTAATAAATAATATAGATATACGATCTCAAGATTATAATAATATTAAAAATATTTTTCGTCCTGGTCATGCTGATTATACTTATGAAAAAAAATATGGAATAAGAGATTATAGAGGTGGTGGACGTTCATCAGCTAGAGAAACAACTATGCGTGTAGCAGCAGGAGCAATTGCTAAAAAATATTTATCAATAAAATATAATTTAAAAATTAAGGGATATTTATCTCAAATAGGTGATATAATTTGTGATTTTGACAATTGGGAAGAAGTAAATAAAAATCCTTTTTTTTGTCCAAATACACACCAAATAAAATATTTACAAAATATGATAAATAATTTAAAAAAAACAGGTAATTCTATAGGTGCTAAAATTACTATTATTGTAGAAAATGTACCAGTAGGATTAGGTGAACCAGTATTTGATAAATTAGATGCTGAATTAGCACATGCAATAATGAGTATTAATGCAGTAAAAGGAATTGAAATAGGGGACGGTTTTAATTCTGTAAATAAATTAGGAAGTAATTATAGAGATGAAATCAGAAAAGATGGTTTTCAAAGTAATAATTCTGGAGGAATATTAGGAGGTATTAGTACAGGACAAAATATAATTATAAATTTTGTAGTAAAACCAACTTCTAGTATTTCTATTCCAGGAAAAACAATTAATATATTAGGGAAAGAAACATATTGTATTACACAAGGACGTCATGATCCTTGTGTAGGTATTAGAGCAGTTCCGATAGGAGAAGCAATGGTTGCTATAATTTTAATGGATCATTTATTACGTTATCGAGCACAATGTATTGATATTATAAATTTATCAAATTAA
- the djlA gene encoding co-chaperone DjlA, producing the protein MFSYLELLFFLINFVINYYISFNLLNIIIIILISFIINKITKFYNKKYNFNYVSNIRKLFLQINFEIMGYISKSKGFISNNDINFTIELIKKINLNNKEVIFVKKAFQNGKKKNYPLIYKLNNLNYLICKNKTLINQFLEIQIELSFINNSLHSNTKKILNIIFQELNISYNEILFIIKKLKFKNHFINEKDLFFYNFFQEKKRKYSNNTYNFYKEKNTFQDKNNYNLELDKAYKLLGIKYNDNLLTIKRAYHKLISKYHPDKLISKGYTATQLEKAKIKTQNIHKAYNIIKKHII; encoded by the coding sequence ATGTTTTCTTATTTAGAATTATTATTCTTTTTAATAAATTTTGTTATTAATTATTATATAAGCTTTAATTTATTAAATATAATAATCATTATATTAATTAGCTTTATAATTAATAAAATAACAAAATTTTATAATAAAAAATATAATTTTAATTATGTTAGCAATATTAGAAAATTATTTCTTCAAATAAATTTTGAAATTATGGGTTATATTAGTAAATCTAAAGGTTTTATTAGTAATAATGATATAAATTTTACTATTGAATTAATTAAAAAAATAAATTTAAATAATAAAGAAGTAATTTTTGTAAAAAAAGCATTTCAAAATGGTAAAAAAAAAAATTATCCTTTAATTTACAAATTAAATAATTTAAATTATTTAATTTGTAAAAATAAAACTTTAATAAATCAATTTTTAGAAATACAAATTGAATTATCTTTTATAAACAATTCTTTACATTCGAATACTAAAAAAATATTAAATATTATTTTTCAAGAACTTAATATTTCATATAATGAAATATTATTTATAATAAAAAAATTAAAATTTAAAAATCATTTTATTAATGAAAAAGATTTATTTTTTTATAATTTTTTTCAAGAGAAAAAAAGAAAATATTCCAATAATACCTATAATTTTTATAAAGAAAAAAATACATTTCAAGATAAAAATAATTATAATTTAGAATTAGATAAAGCATATAAATTATTAGGAATTAAATATAATGATAATTTATTAACTATAAAAAGAGCATATCATAAATTAATTAGTAAATATCATCCAGATAAGTTAATATCAAAAGGGTATACGGCTACACAATTAGAAAAAGCAAAAATTAAAACACAAAATATACATAAAGCATATAATATAATTAAAAAACATATAATATAA